From a region of the Geothrix sp. 21YS21S-2 genome:
- a CDS encoding bifunctional 5,10-methylenetetrahydrofolate dehydrogenase/5,10-methenyltetrahydrofolate cyclohydrolase: MTFQPTGKLDCVETAQHYRDRVKSNIHKLGSAPGLGVILGSNDPGSVLYRDLLVRDCEELGIRPSIHEVGSGIQVVKLIAHLNQDPGTNGIFIFYPLRYDELRDDEIMDLVAPGKDIEGLHSINIGYLNKFRKRMSEGIDRVCMVPCTGRAVIKVIKRGFGGDYFDGKTVLCINDSLRIGRPITAMVANLKATPILCHHHTNPAHLEGFIKMADVIVSAVPADGYSIPTAWIKPEALCVDLSHQGNFDYDALDAKGIQYTNTRRNSVGKVTRAMALLNLTYAAGV; this comes from the coding sequence ATGACCTTCCAGCCCACTGGCAAGCTCGATTGCGTGGAGACCGCCCAGCACTACCGGGACCGGGTGAAATCCAACATCCACAAGCTCGGCTCCGCGCCCGGACTGGGCGTGATCCTGGGGAGCAACGACCCCGGCAGCGTCCTCTACCGGGACCTGCTGGTAAGGGACTGCGAGGAGCTGGGGATCCGCCCCTCCATCCACGAGGTGGGCAGCGGCATCCAGGTGGTCAAGCTCATCGCCCACCTCAACCAGGACCCCGGCACCAACGGCATCTTCATCTTCTACCCCCTGCGCTACGACGAGCTCCGGGACGACGAGATCATGGACCTGGTGGCCCCCGGCAAGGACATCGAGGGGCTGCACTCCATCAACATCGGCTACCTCAACAAGTTCCGCAAGCGCATGTCCGAGGGCATCGACCGGGTGTGCATGGTGCCCTGCACCGGCCGCGCCGTCATCAAGGTCATCAAGCGCGGCTTCGGCGGCGACTACTTCGACGGCAAGACCGTGCTCTGCATCAACGACAGCCTGCGCATCGGCCGCCCCATCACCGCCATGGTGGCCAACCTCAAGGCCACCCCCATCCTCTGCCACCACCACACCAACCCGGCCCACCTCGAGGGTTTCATCAAGATGGCCGACGTCATCGTGAGCGCCGTGCCCGCCGACGGCTACTCCATCCCCACCGCCTGGATCAAGCCCGAGGCCCTCTGCGTGGACCTCAGCCACCAGGGCAACTTCGACTACGACGCCCTGGACGCCAAGGGCATCCAGTACACCAACACCAGGCGCAACAGCGTGGGCAAGGTCACCCGCGCCATGGCCCTGCTGAACCTCACGTACGCCGCCGGAGTCTAG
- a CDS encoding HU family DNA-binding protein, translating to MIKIDIAGTLMQTLPVSKATALQVVDLLTDRMKKALLDGHRIEIRGFGVFEPRPRKRGMGRNIKTGASVDIPKGRSIRFKPGKDLRDIEVG from the coding sequence ATGATCAAAATCGACATCGCCGGAACCTTGATGCAGACACTTCCCGTGTCGAAAGCCACCGCGCTGCAGGTGGTGGACCTCCTCACCGACCGGATGAAGAAGGCCCTCCTCGACGGACACCGGATCGAGATCCGCGGCTTCGGCGTGTTCGAGCCCCGGCCGCGCAAGCGCGGGATGGGCCGCAACATCAAGACCGGCGCCAGCGTCGACATCCCCAAGGGCAGGAGCATCCGCTTCAAGCCGGGCAAGGATCTGCGCGACATCGAAGTGGGCTGA
- the kdsA gene encoding 3-deoxy-8-phosphooctulonate synthase, which produces MDFNHPHTDRSFFLIAGPCVIESRDHAHFLASRLQDLADSRGIPFLFKASFDKANRTSQDSYRGTSMEEGLDILSEIRTRHGVPVLTDVHESAQCPLVASAVDVLQIPAFLCRQTDLLLAAGATGRAVNIKKGQFLAPWDLSHAVEKVRGVAGHGPVWATERGSSFGYGNLVVDFQGFPHLRRTGCPVIFDATHSVQKPGALGKTTGGAREMIPTLARAAATAVDGFFFEVHEDPAKALSDGPNAIRLDDFGALLDQVLEVWRASRASLLADPAGRS; this is translated from the coding sequence ATGGATTTCAACCACCCCCACACCGACCGCAGCTTCTTCCTCATCGCGGGGCCCTGCGTCATCGAATCCCGGGACCACGCCCACTTCCTGGCCTCCCGGCTGCAGGACCTGGCCGATTCCCGGGGCATCCCCTTCCTGTTCAAGGCCAGCTTCGACAAGGCCAACCGCACGTCCCAGGACAGCTACCGGGGCACCTCCATGGAGGAGGGCCTGGACATCCTCTCGGAGATCCGCACCCGCCACGGCGTGCCCGTGCTCACGGACGTGCACGAGTCCGCCCAGTGCCCCCTGGTGGCCTCCGCCGTGGACGTGCTCCAGATCCCGGCCTTCCTGTGCCGGCAGACGGACCTCCTCCTGGCCGCCGGCGCCACGGGCCGCGCCGTGAACATCAAGAAGGGCCAGTTCCTGGCGCCCTGGGACCTGTCCCACGCCGTGGAGAAGGTGCGCGGCGTGGCCGGCCACGGCCCGGTGTGGGCCACCGAGCGGGGTTCCAGCTTCGGGTACGGCAACCTGGTGGTGGACTTCCAGGGCTTCCCCCACCTGCGCCGCACGGGCTGCCCGGTCATCTTCGACGCCACCCACAGCGTCCAGAAGCCCGGCGCCCTGGGCAAGACCACCGGCGGCGCCAGGGAGATGATCCCCACCCTCGCCCGGGCCGCGGCCACCGCCGTGGACGGCTTCTTCTTCGAGGTCCACGAGGACCCGGCCAAGGCCCTCAGCGACGGCCCCAACGCCATCCGGCTGGATGATTTCGGGGCGCTATTGGACCAGGTGCTGGAGGTGTGGCGCGCGTCCAGGGCCTCGCTGCTGGCGGATCCGGCAGGAAGGAGCTAG
- a CDS encoding DUF1569 domain-containing protein: MKNFFEHSVQAGLLNRLQALQPSAPALWGRMDAAQMLAHCTGAMRMATGELPVKSGLPALFGWIFKRLAYNDTPFRPGAPTATEFRIVEPKEFQVEKARFLTQFHTFSAGPSAIGDVKHPFFGTLSQDQWGRLLFKHLDHHFRQFGI; encoded by the coding sequence ATGAAGAACTTCTTCGAGCACAGTGTCCAGGCCGGCCTGCTGAACCGGCTCCAGGCCCTGCAGCCCTCCGCCCCCGCCCTGTGGGGCCGCATGGACGCCGCGCAGATGCTGGCCCACTGCACCGGGGCCATGCGCATGGCCACCGGGGAACTGCCCGTGAAATCCGGCCTTCCCGCCCTCTTCGGCTGGATCTTCAAGCGCCTGGCTTACAACGACACGCCCTTCAGGCCCGGCGCCCCCACCGCCACGGAGTTCCGGATCGTGGAACCGAAGGAATTCCAGGTGGAGAAGGCGCGCTTCCTTACGCAGTTCCACACCTTCTCCGCGGGGCCTTCCGCCATCGGGGACGTCAAGCACCCCTTCTTCGGGACCCTCAGCCAGGACCAGTGGGGAAGGCTGCTGTTCAAGCACCTGGACCACCACTTCCGGCAGTTCGGCATCTAG
- a CDS encoding EamA family transporter: MKAWIAYAVCAVVWGSTYFAIALGITSFTPFGMVATRYLLGGAVAFGLSRLLGEDLPLLRDLPHLAFVGVLLLGCSNALVTWAEGFVASGVTAILCSMTPLLYGLMGREALGLRRWCGLGLGLLGVVILSRPGQASFHAGGIAAILLATVTWAYGTLHGKRHVKGRGLLGQVAVQMGAGGLLALLLVPFTGGFLHAPVTLKAALAVGYLTVFGSVVAFSAFAYLAKVWSPTRMGTYAYLNPLVAVLLGSAFLGEPFGPRLVAGMAVILASVAIVQFQARPVPAENA; the protein is encoded by the coding sequence GTGAAGGCCTGGATCGCCTATGCGGTCTGCGCGGTGGTGTGGGGTTCCACCTACTTCGCCATCGCCCTGGGGATAACGTCCTTCACGCCCTTCGGCATGGTGGCCACCCGCTACCTGCTGGGCGGCGCCGTGGCCTTCGGCCTCTCCCGGCTCCTGGGCGAGGACCTGCCCCTGCTCCGGGACCTGCCCCACCTGGCCTTCGTGGGCGTGCTCCTCCTGGGCTGCTCCAACGCCCTGGTCACCTGGGCGGAGGGCTTCGTGGCCAGCGGCGTGACGGCGATCCTCTGCTCCATGACCCCCCTGCTCTACGGCCTCATGGGCCGCGAGGCCCTGGGCCTGCGGCGGTGGTGCGGCCTGGGCCTGGGCCTCCTGGGGGTGGTCATCCTGTCCCGGCCGGGGCAGGCGTCCTTCCACGCCGGGGGCATCGCCGCCATCCTCCTGGCCACGGTGACCTGGGCCTACGGCACCCTGCACGGCAAGCGCCACGTGAAGGGGCGCGGCCTCCTGGGCCAGGTGGCGGTGCAGATGGGCGCGGGCGGGCTCCTGGCCCTGCTCCTGGTCCCCTTCACCGGGGGCTTCCTCCACGCGCCCGTCACCCTCAAGGCGGCCCTTGCGGTCGGCTACCTCACGGTCTTCGGGTCGGTGGTGGCCTTCAGCGCCTTCGCCTACCTGGCCAAGGTGTGGTCCCCCACCCGCATGGGCACCTACGCCTACCTGAACCCCCTGGTGGCGGTGCTCCTGGGCTCGGCCTTCCTGGGCGAGCCCTTCGGCCCGCGCCTGGTGGCGGGCATGGCCGTCATCCTCGCCAGCGTCGCGATCGTGCAGTTCCAGGCCCGCCCCGTGCCCGCGGAAAACGCGTGA
- a CDS encoding NFACT RNA binding domain-containing protein, whose translation MDAPLLLALACARLQAGESAVQNAWCSPRALALQWAPDRRAGLEPGLAWIFLLNPSPELWLLHDKDEAYAHLKAEAKGDLSRRWSQELKGARLTEVEGDPRERWVGLIFRRRAVTGRIEAARMAFQAFPGRAGLRLDGLDLNPARMGLGQAIAPTAPEPRLEPPAFLRWKELYGDGLQAALDGTVPGILPGEGTLLARHLAWSRERAARIVLAPRQARTDRKLVAERKRLERYRAALASDREKHRAGLEHRAKATALSAELYRLKGTTLKATLLDGTEVPLPEGRRAEDAVQIWFAAVKRAERGVARVEELEREVRRQFLELEQKEAAPPPAEKPPQRARKPMEKKETARNDGKGRAFRSVMVDGFEVLIGKGDADNDQLTFKVAAPLDLWLHVASTPGSHVVVRNPDRISEFPRAVVERAAELAAFFSKARDGGKVEVHYCRAADVSKPRGFPPGKVLLKQWKSVRVYPKE comes from the coding sequence ATGGACGCCCCCCTCCTCCTCGCCCTGGCCTGCGCGCGCCTCCAGGCCGGTGAAAGCGCCGTGCAGAACGCCTGGTGCTCCCCCCGGGCCCTGGCCCTGCAGTGGGCTCCGGACCGCAGGGCCGGGCTGGAGCCGGGCCTGGCCTGGATCTTCCTCCTCAACCCCTCGCCCGAGCTCTGGCTCCTCCACGACAAGGACGAGGCCTACGCCCACCTCAAGGCCGAGGCCAAGGGGGACCTCTCCCGGCGCTGGAGCCAGGAGCTCAAGGGCGCCCGCCTCACCGAGGTGGAAGGCGACCCCCGGGAGCGCTGGGTGGGCCTCATCTTCCGCCGGAGGGCCGTCACCGGCCGCATCGAGGCCGCGCGAATGGCCTTCCAGGCGTTCCCGGGCCGGGCCGGGCTGCGCCTGGACGGCCTCGACCTCAACCCGGCCCGCATGGGGCTGGGCCAGGCCATCGCGCCGACGGCTCCGGAGCCGCGCCTGGAGCCCCCCGCCTTCCTGCGCTGGAAGGAGCTGTACGGCGACGGCCTCCAGGCCGCCCTGGACGGCACGGTCCCCGGAATCCTCCCCGGCGAGGGCACGCTCCTGGCAAGGCACCTGGCCTGGTCCCGGGAGCGCGCCGCCCGCATCGTCCTGGCCCCCCGCCAGGCCCGCACGGACCGCAAGCTCGTCGCCGAACGCAAGCGGCTGGAGCGGTATCGCGCCGCGCTGGCCTCGGACAGGGAGAAGCACCGCGCCGGCCTGGAGCACCGGGCCAAGGCCACCGCCCTCTCGGCCGAACTCTACCGCCTGAAGGGCACCACCCTCAAGGCGACGCTCCTGGACGGCACCGAGGTGCCCCTTCCGGAGGGGCGGCGCGCCGAGGACGCCGTGCAGATCTGGTTCGCGGCCGTCAAGCGCGCCGAGCGCGGCGTCGCCCGGGTGGAGGAACTGGAGCGGGAAGTGCGAAGGCAGTTCCTGGAACTTGAACAGAAGGAGGCCGCCCCGCCCCCGGCGGAAAAGCCCCCCCAGCGCGCGAGGAAGCCCATGGAGAAGAAAGAGACGGCCAGGAACGACGGCAAGGGCCGGGCCTTCCGCTCCGTCATGGTGGACGGTTTCGAGGTGCTCATCGGCAAAGGCGATGCCGACAACGACCAGCTCACCTTCAAGGTGGCCGCGCCCCTGGACCTCTGGCTCCACGTGGCCAGTACGCCCGGCAGCCACGTGGTGGTGCGCAACCCCGACCGCATCTCGGAGTTTCCCAGGGCCGTGGTGGAGCGCGCCGCCGAACTGGCCGCCTTCTTCAGCAAGGCGCGGGACGGCGGGAAGGTGGAGGTCCACTACTGCAGGGCCGCGGACGTTTCCAAGCCCCGCGGGTTCCCCCCCGGCAAGGTGCTGCTCAAGCAGTGGAAGAGCGTGAGGGTGTATCCGAAGGAATAG
- a CDS encoding bifunctional diguanylate cyclase/phosphodiesterase, with product MLAPEPLLGIRPWGIASAGLLAGAALCAAGWAMLLRARRHERENARQARVAEEELEAYVDLLPIGVLTIDTRGVLVLCNLTAPNLLGISREALQAVAWRNPEFAIIDASGDGLEAEELPWNKALADGRRVPGEVVGIERADTGDWAWLSVTAQPRCNADGVLVEVICTLEDVTQQKTTEVELTLQHLRDSLTSLPNRALFMERLSRAIIRSDRRKFFSAVLFLDLDRFKVVNDSLSHEAGDKLLIQVASRLRGCLRPEDTVARLGGDEFVVLFEDITSINDGLTVADRISHGLNAPFNIFGQEVFTTCSMGIAISSSSETLPAELLRDAEVAMYRAKAKGEGSIEIFDPSMNAKALARFQMEGELRRALERGEFILHYQPVVGLGTGRIEGFEALVRWIHPERGLVPPLEFISLAEETGLIVPLGKWVLEEACRQAGAWSRAFPADPPRLMNVNISARQFQHKDLIPTVLEALRAADMAPGTLKLEITESIMMRDPLASLEAMKTFKSLDIHLVIDDFGTGYSSLSYLKRFPVDTLKVDKSFVDGLGKDPESTAIVAAIISLARSLGMRVTAEGIETVEQMMHLQQLSCDQGQGYHFSRPLAQDKAEELLARDPRW from the coding sequence ATGCTCGCTCCTGAGCCGCTGCTGGGCATTCGGCCCTGGGGGATCGCGTCCGCCGGGCTCCTAGCGGGGGCGGCGCTCTGCGCGGCGGGCTGGGCCATGCTCCTCCGGGCGCGCCGCCACGAGCGGGAAAACGCCCGCCAGGCACGGGTCGCCGAGGAGGAGCTCGAGGCCTACGTGGACCTGCTGCCCATCGGCGTGCTCACCATCGACACCCGGGGCGTCCTGGTGCTCTGCAACCTCACGGCGCCGAACCTGCTGGGGATCAGCAGGGAGGCTCTCCAGGCCGTGGCCTGGCGCAACCCGGAGTTCGCCATCATCGACGCGAGCGGGGACGGCCTGGAAGCGGAGGAACTCCCCTGGAACAAGGCCCTGGCCGACGGGCGCCGGGTGCCGGGCGAGGTGGTGGGCATCGAGCGGGCGGATACCGGCGACTGGGCCTGGCTCTCCGTGACGGCCCAGCCGCGCTGCAACGCCGACGGGGTCCTGGTGGAGGTGATCTGCACCCTGGAGGACGTGACCCAGCAGAAGACCACCGAGGTCGAACTGACCCTGCAGCACCTGCGGGACAGCCTCACCAGCCTGCCCAACCGGGCCCTGTTCATGGAGCGGCTGTCCCGGGCCATCATCCGCTCGGACCGCAGGAAGTTCTTCTCGGCGGTTCTCTTCCTGGACCTGGACCGCTTCAAGGTGGTCAACGACAGCCTGAGCCACGAGGCCGGCGACAAGCTCCTCATCCAGGTGGCCAGCCGGCTCCGCGGCTGCCTCAGGCCCGAAGACACCGTGGCCCGCCTGGGCGGCGACGAGTTCGTGGTGTTGTTCGAGGACATCACCAGCATCAACGACGGCCTCACGGTGGCCGACCGCATCAGCCACGGCCTGAACGCCCCGTTCAACATCTTCGGCCAGGAGGTGTTCACCACCTGCAGCATGGGCATCGCCATCAGCTCCAGCTCCGAGACGCTCCCCGCCGAGCTGCTCCGGGACGCTGAAGTGGCCATGTACCGCGCCAAGGCCAAGGGCGAGGGCTCCATCGAGATCTTCGACCCCAGCATGAACGCGAAGGCCCTGGCCCGCTTCCAGATGGAGGGCGAGCTGCGGCGCGCCCTGGAACGCGGCGAGTTCATCCTCCACTACCAGCCGGTGGTGGGGCTGGGCACCGGCCGGATCGAGGGCTTCGAGGCCCTGGTGCGGTGGATCCATCCGGAACGGGGCCTGGTCCCGCCGCTGGAATTCATATCGCTGGCCGAGGAGACCGGGCTCATCGTCCCCCTGGGCAAATGGGTGCTGGAGGAGGCCTGCCGCCAGGCCGGGGCGTGGAGCCGGGCCTTCCCGGCGGATCCGCCCCGCCTCATGAACGTCAATATCTCCGCCCGCCAGTTCCAGCACAAGGACCTCATCCCGACGGTGCTGGAGGCCCTCCGGGCCGCGGACATGGCGCCCGGAACCCTCAAGCTGGAAATCACCGAAAGCATCATGATGCGGGATCCCCTGGCGTCCCTGGAGGCGATGAAGACCTTCAAGAGCCTGGACATCCACCTGGTCATCGACGATTTCGGCACGGGGTACTCGTCCCTCAGCTATCTGAAACGGTTTCCGGTGGACACCCTGAAGGTGGACAAGTCCTTCGTGGACGGGCTGGGCAAGGACCCCGAAAGCACGGCGATCGTGGCCGCCATCATCTCCCTGGCCCGGTCCCTGGGCATGCGGGTGACGGCGGAAGGCATCGAGACGGTTGAGCAAATGATGCATTTGCAGCAATTGTCATGCGACCAGGGCCAGGGCTACCACTTCTCGAGGCCCCTGGCCCAGGACAAGGCAGAGGAACTGCTGGCGCGGGACCCCCGCTGGTGA
- a CDS encoding Lrp/AsnC family transcriptional regulator, giving the protein MSKSLITDDLNRRLVAALQKEGRISHAELAERLGVSRPTVIDRIKRLEAEGVIAGYSANVTPEAVNKPCVAFVAVRFHSGGDEGAEDRFLHALEAEPDVLAAYSTAGADWLLLKVVAETPLDLHGRLRRIKTLGPQVTTRTTMVLKTYFEKIGPSPFTSEIV; this is encoded by the coding sequence ATGTCCAAGAGTTTGATCACGGATGATCTGAATCGCCGCCTGGTGGCAGCCCTCCAGAAGGAGGGCCGCATCAGCCACGCCGAACTGGCCGAGCGCCTCGGGGTCAGCCGGCCCACGGTCATCGACCGCATCAAGCGCCTGGAGGCCGAGGGCGTCATCGCCGGCTACAGCGCCAACGTCACCCCCGAGGCCGTGAACAAGCCCTGCGTGGCCTTCGTGGCGGTGCGCTTCCACTCCGGCGGCGACGAGGGCGCCGAGGACCGCTTCCTGCACGCCCTGGAGGCCGAGCCCGACGTGCTGGCCGCCTACAGCACCGCGGGCGCCGACTGGCTCCTGCTCAAGGTGGTGGCCGAGACCCCCCTGGACCTCCACGGGCGCCTGCGGCGCATCAAGACCCTGGGCCCCCAGGTGACCACCCGCACCACCATGGTCCTCAAGACCTACTTCGAGAAGATCGGCCCCTCCCCCTTCACCTCGGAGATCGTGTGA
- a CDS encoding cysteine hydrolase family protein: MLPKSTALLLIDVQLAFDDPYWGQRNNPQAEANQVALATAFRAQGMPVVHVRHDSRDPNSPLFPGEPGNGFKPGTAPLPGEAEFRKNAHCAFVGTDLEAHLRERGIDRLVIAGFTTNHCVSTTARLSCDLGFKTVVVRDACATFDLEDMDGNTIPAQVLHDTGLTELHGEFAMVLPTEAILQLL; the protein is encoded by the coding sequence ATGTTGCCCAAGAGCACCGCCCTCCTCCTCATCGACGTCCAGCTGGCCTTCGATGACCCCTACTGGGGCCAGCGCAACAACCCCCAGGCCGAAGCCAACCAGGTGGCGCTCGCGACCGCCTTCCGGGCCCAGGGGATGCCGGTGGTGCACGTCCGCCACGACAGCCGGGACCCCAATTCCCCGCTCTTCCCCGGAGAGCCCGGCAACGGGTTCAAGCCCGGCACCGCCCCGCTGCCCGGAGAGGCGGAGTTCCGCAAGAACGCCCATTGCGCCTTCGTGGGCACGGACCTCGAGGCGCACCTGCGCGAGCGCGGCATCGACCGCCTCGTCATCGCAGGGTTCACCACCAACCATTGCGTGTCCACCACCGCCCGCCTCAGCTGCGACCTGGGCTTCAAGACCGTCGTGGTGCGGGACGCCTGCGCCACCTTCGACCTCGAGGACATGGACGGGAACACCATCCCCGCCCAGGTGCTGCACGATACCGGCCTCACGGAACTCCACGGCGAGTTCGCCATGGTCCTGCCCACCGAGGCCATCCTGCAGCTGCTCTGA
- the nth gene encoding endonuclease III — translation MARKAPSNSPLSDRLKAAYPDARCALDHLDPFQLVVATVLSAQCTDARVNITTPALFLRFPDAAAMAAADLEELEGLIRSTGFFHNKARNLKAMAMALLERHGGVVPDTLEALSALPGVGQKTANVVLSNAFGIPALPVDTHIFRVARRLGLSEGSTPEKVEADLCRRFPREEWIDVHHQLILHGRRVCDARKPDCAGCVVRDLCPTGMGRMADPHTGRTLGSAASTGKAAPADAPAALGAGPMRIISLVPSVTELLTQWGLASRLAGRTTFCVEPPWIRNTVPPMGGTKNPDLPRILSQRPDLVILERDENTLEAARALEAAGVPLLVLEIRSLKDCLRAFRLLGDAVGAPEAGRAREASLKALLRPVRKKGRRTLTLIWKDPWMSAGPDTYVSDLARQAGLLPVGPDRYPVLADADLEALAPQVVLLPSEPYRFTRRHRDELARRLGGAEVRLVDGRAFTWYLSRTEDALRQLHDLLEATP, via the coding sequence ATGGCAAGGAAGGCCCCCTCCAACTCCCCCCTTTCGGACCGGCTGAAGGCGGCCTACCCCGACGCCCGCTGCGCCCTGGACCACCTGGACCCCTTCCAGCTGGTGGTGGCCACCGTGCTCAGCGCCCAGTGCACGGACGCCCGGGTGAACATCACCACCCCGGCGCTCTTCCTGCGGTTCCCGGACGCCGCGGCCATGGCCGCGGCGGACCTGGAGGAGCTGGAGGGGCTCATCCGCTCCACCGGGTTCTTCCACAACAAGGCCCGGAACCTCAAGGCCATGGCCATGGCGCTGCTGGAACGGCACGGCGGCGTGGTGCCCGACACCCTGGAGGCGCTCTCGGCGCTGCCCGGCGTGGGGCAGAAGACCGCCAACGTGGTGCTGTCGAACGCCTTCGGCATCCCGGCCCTGCCCGTGGACACCCACATCTTCCGGGTGGCGCGCCGCCTGGGCCTCTCCGAGGGCAGCACCCCCGAGAAGGTGGAGGCCGACCTGTGCCGCCGGTTCCCCCGGGAGGAGTGGATCGACGTGCACCACCAGCTCATCCTCCACGGCCGGCGGGTGTGCGACGCGCGCAAGCCGGACTGCGCCGGCTGCGTCGTGCGGGACCTCTGCCCCACCGGCATGGGACGCATGGCCGACCCCCACACGGGGCGGACGCTGGGTTCGGCCGCCTCCACCGGCAAGGCCGCGCCCGCCGACGCGCCAGCGGCCCTGGGCGCGGGCCCCATGCGCATCATCTCCCTGGTGCCCAGCGTCACGGAGCTGCTGACCCAGTGGGGCCTGGCATCGCGCCTGGCCGGGCGCACCACCTTCTGCGTGGAGCCGCCCTGGATCCGCAACACCGTGCCCCCCATGGGCGGCACCAAGAACCCCGACCTCCCCCGCATCCTGTCCCAGCGCCCGGACCTGGTGATCCTGGAGCGGGACGAGAACACGCTGGAGGCCGCCCGGGCCCTGGAGGCGGCCGGCGTGCCCCTCCTGGTGCTGGAGATCCGGTCCCTGAAGGACTGCCTCCGGGCCTTCCGCCTCCTGGGCGATGCCGTGGGCGCGCCCGAGGCCGGCCGGGCCCGGGAGGCCTCCCTGAAGGCCTTGCTGCGCCCCGTGCGGAAGAAGGGGCGCCGGACCCTCACCCTCATCTGGAAGGACCCCTGGATGAGCGCCGGCCCCGACACCTACGTATCGGACCTGGCACGCCAGGCGGGGCTCCTCCCCGTGGGCCCGGACCGCTACCCCGTGCTGGCCGACGCCGACCTGGAGGCCCTGGCGCCGCAGGTGGTGCTGCTGCCCAGCGAACCCTACCGCTTCACCCGCCGCCACCGCGACGAGCTGGCCCGGCGCCTGGGCGGCGCCGAGGTGCGCCTGGTGGACGGCAGGGCCTTCACCTGGTACCTCAGCCGGACGGAAGACGCACTCAGGCAGCTTCACGATCTCCTGGAGGCCACGCCATGA
- a CDS encoding MurR/RpiR family transcriptional regulator, translating into MITPKNSLVARIHGARGLSSSQRRIADCVLGRMGEAAFWGVEEMAERSQSSVATVVRFAQKLGYSGFMELRQALVAQAKKRSYGGERLLQAPEEAAATLLEVARRDVQNIEQMVHGVNEQLLQDVVRSLREARHRVVIGRGVSQLMASQLAYLLTQAGLPTVEGSPADFAAQASNLGPEDLLVAFSFHPYSTETLDAAGYARKRGLRILAFTDKLGSPVTRLADNTIPVAGENLLYSHSMAAFSVLAHGIATALAASDRDQAIKRVREADRVARPQFVKDE; encoded by the coding sequence ATGATCACCCCCAAGAACTCCCTGGTAGCGAGGATCCACGGTGCGAGGGGGCTGTCTTCGAGCCAACGCCGGATCGCGGACTGCGTGCTGGGGCGCATGGGCGAGGCGGCCTTCTGGGGTGTGGAGGAGATGGCCGAACGCAGCCAGTCGAGCGTGGCCACGGTGGTTCGCTTCGCCCAGAAGCTGGGCTACTCCGGCTTCATGGAACTGCGCCAGGCCCTGGTCGCCCAAGCCAAGAAGCGCTCCTATGGGGGGGAGCGGCTCCTCCAGGCGCCGGAGGAGGCCGCGGCCACCCTCCTGGAGGTGGCGCGGCGGGACGTGCAGAATATCGAGCAGATGGTCCACGGCGTGAACGAGCAGCTGCTGCAGGACGTGGTGCGCAGCCTGCGGGAGGCCCGCCACCGGGTCGTGATCGGCCGCGGCGTGTCCCAGCTCATGGCCAGCCAGCTGGCCTACCTCCTCACCCAGGCGGGCCTGCCCACCGTGGAGGGCAGCCCGGCCGACTTCGCGGCCCAGGCCTCCAACCTGGGACCCGAGGACCTCCTGGTGGCCTTCAGTTTCCACCCCTACTCCACCGAGACCCTGGACGCGGCCGGCTATGCCCGCAAGCGGGGCCTGCGGATCCTGGCCTTCACCGACAAGCTGGGGTCACCGGTCACCCGGCTGGCGGACAACACCATCCCGGTCGCGGGGGAGAACCTGCTCTATTCGCACAGCATGGCTGCCTTCTCGGTGCTCGCCCACGGCATCGCCACGGCCCTGGCGGCCAGCGACCGGGACCAGGCCATCAAGCGCGTGCGCGAGGCGGACCGGGTGGCCCGCCCCCAGTTCGTCAAAGACGAGTGA